The Drosophila mauritiana strain mau12 chromosome 2R, ASM438214v1, whole genome shotgun sequence genome has a segment encoding these proteins:
- the LOC117135933 gene encoding FK506-binding protein 5 isoform X4, producing MSGDVQPRKRKDKRRKRDDDESSHGVHITKMGNDDLHLHVHHDHGTGGHWCAKIIFFALMAVLLSLVGLIIMENRGLEDLDTPLSESRFSKVFDGWVDEHRDEHDGHDVQEPSGEALDDHDEHDDHDDHEEEEEEPLSEELEEELEEEEQPTEEDEPATDDEDEEDEDEENNAGENITAEDAEEEDNDDDGTVEATVEATTEATTEATGEYEAEEDEDDEDEAAADDDVVESTEAPLSKAEEQEDDDEDEEEQEVEESVEPPRSQSAAQSAPATYTNDDDDDDDDQDKNDADDGDDDEFESLDQQFENDPEDTEPAKAVASEEQDQDQADEEEPKEEGSSWLASLAVKFGVGVALALVSRLVLIRKSPNTTEDEPAPETIFRRRLTIATAEDHIPDDVEELPLLDDEYSEEEIEIEEEIEVEISDIDEEEEEVRHESDDNVASMASYVPETFEQLSAMYKYAQEPAKDAKPKPEQKEKEPEKPVGHSDIYVEYEDGAIEDFEHDGDSDEEITDEEDEISDVDDADLMNRLEAKYGRLPVKEFESDPDSDDPSWTRNY from the exons ATGTCAGGCGATGTGCAGCCGCGTAAGCGCAAGGATAAGCGCCGAAAACGCG ATGACGACGAATCTTCGCACGGCGTTCACATTACAAAGATGGGAAACGATGATCTCCACCTGCACGTGCACCACGATCACGGAACTGGCGGTCACTGGTGCGCCAAGATCATATTCTTCGCCCTGATGGCAGTGCTCCTAAGTTTGGTGGGTCTGATCATCATGGAGAATCGCGGACTGGAGGATC TGGACACTCCTCTGTCGGAGTCTCGGTTCTCGAAAGTTTTTGATGGCTGGGTAGACGAACATCGGGATGAGCATGATGGTCACGATGTGCAGGAACCCTCTGGAGAGGCGTTAGATGATCACGATGAACACGACGACCATGATGATCATGAAGAGGAAG AAGAAGAGCCACTCTCAGAAGAATTAGAAGAAGAACTGGAGGAAGAGGAACAGCCAACTGAGGAGGATGAGCCAGCGACAGATGATGAAGATGAGGAGGATGAAGATGAGGAGAACAATGCGGGTGAAAACATAACTGCCGAGGatgcggaggaggaggataaCGATGACGACGGCACCGTAGAGGCAACTGTGGAAGCTACCACTGAAGCCACTACGGAAGCCACTGGCGAATATGAAGCTGAAGAAGATGAAGACGATGAGGatgaagcagcagcagatgatGATGTTGTAGAATCCACTGAAGCTCCGCTGTCGAAAGCTGAGGAG CAGGAAGACgatgatgaggatgaggaAGAGCAGGAGGTCGAAGAGTCAGTAGAGCCGCCAAGATCCCAATCTGCGGCACAAAGTGCTCCCGCAACATATACTaatgatgacgacgacgatgatgat GATCAAGACAAAAACGATGCAGATGACGGGGATGACGACGAATTCGAGTCCCTGGATCAGCAATTTGAAAATGATCCCGAGGATACAGAGCCAGCAAAAGCAGTAGCGAGTGAGGAGCAGGATCAAGACCAGGCTGATGAGGAGGAGCCCAAGGAAGAGGGCTCCTCTTGGTTGGCATCCC TTGCCGTTAAATTTGGCGTTGGCGTTGCACTTGCCTTAGTTTCACGCCTTGTATTGATAAGGAAAAGTCCAAATACAA CTGAGGATGAGCCCGCACCAGAGACTATATTCAGGCGAAGATTGACGATTGCCACTGCTGAGGATCACATACCGGACGATGTGGAGGAGCTGCCCCTTTTGGACGATG AATACTCCGAGGaggaaatcgaaatcgaagaGGAGATCGAGGTGGAAATCAGTGACATtgatgaggaggaggaagaagTACGTCACGAAAGCGACGACAACGTGGCCTCCATGGCCAGTTATGTGCCCGAGACCTTTGAGCAACTGAGCGCCATGTACAAGTACGCCCAGGAGCCTGCAAAGGATGCCAAACCCAAACCCGAACAGAAAGAAAAGGAGCCGGAAAAGCCAGTGGGTCACAGCGATATCTACGTGGAATACGAAGATGGGGCTATCGAGGATTTCGAGCATGACGGAGATAGCGATGAGGAGATCACCGACGAGGAGGACGAAATCTCCGACGTGGACGACGCCGATCTGATGAACCGGCTGGAGGCCAAATACGGTCGTCTGCCCGTCAAGGAGTTCGAGAGCGATCCGGACTCCGACGACCCCAGCTGGACACGTAATTACTAA
- the LOC117135933 gene encoding histone-lysine N-methyltransferase SETD1B isoform X5: MSGDVQPRKRKDKRRKRDDDESSHGVHITKMGNDDLHLHVHHDHGTGGHWCAKIIFFALMAVLLSLVGLIIMENRGLEDLDTPLSESRFSKVFDGWVDEHRDEHDGHDVQEPSGEALDDHDEHDDHDDHEEEEEEPLSEELEEELEEEEQPTEEDEPATDDEDEEDEDEENNAGENITAEDAEEEDNDDDGTVEATVEATTEATTEATGEYEAEEDEDDEDEAAADDDVVESTEAPLSKAEEEDDDEDEEEQEVEESVEPPRSQSAAQSAPATYTNDDDDDDDDQDKNDADDGDDDEFESLDQQFENDPEDTEPAKAVASEEQDQDQADEEEPKEEGSSWLASLAVKFGVGVALALVSRLVLIRKSPNTTEDEPAPETIFRRRLTIATAEDHIPDDVEELPLLDDEYSEEEIEIEEEIEVEISDIDEEEEEVRHESDDNVASMASYVPETFEQLSAMYKYAQEPAKDAKPKPEQKEKEPEKPVGHSDIYVEYEDGAIEDFEHDGDSDEEITDEEDEISDVDDADLMNRLEAKYGRLPVKEFESDPDSDDPSWTRNY, from the exons ATGTCAGGCGATGTGCAGCCGCGTAAGCGCAAGGATAAGCGCCGAAAACGCG ATGACGACGAATCTTCGCACGGCGTTCACATTACAAAGATGGGAAACGATGATCTCCACCTGCACGTGCACCACGATCACGGAACTGGCGGTCACTGGTGCGCCAAGATCATATTCTTCGCCCTGATGGCAGTGCTCCTAAGTTTGGTGGGTCTGATCATCATGGAGAATCGCGGACTGGAGGATC TGGACACTCCTCTGTCGGAGTCTCGGTTCTCGAAAGTTTTTGATGGCTGGGTAGACGAACATCGGGATGAGCATGATGGTCACGATGTGCAGGAACCCTCTGGAGAGGCGTTAGATGATCACGATGAACACGACGACCATGATGATCATGAAGAGGAAG AAGAAGAGCCACTCTCAGAAGAATTAGAAGAAGAACTGGAGGAAGAGGAACAGCCAACTGAGGAGGATGAGCCAGCGACAGATGATGAAGATGAGGAGGATGAAGATGAGGAGAACAATGCGGGTGAAAACATAACTGCCGAGGatgcggaggaggaggataaCGATGACGACGGCACCGTAGAGGCAACTGTGGAAGCTACCACTGAAGCCACTACGGAAGCCACTGGCGAATATGAAGCTGAAGAAGATGAAGACGATGAGGatgaagcagcagcagatgatGATGTTGTAGAATCCACTGAAGCTCCGCTGTCGAAAGCTGAGGAG GAAGACgatgatgaggatgaggaAGAGCAGGAGGTCGAAGAGTCAGTAGAGCCGCCAAGATCCCAATCTGCGGCACAAAGTGCTCCCGCAACATATACTaatgatgacgacgacgatgatgat GATCAAGACAAAAACGATGCAGATGACGGGGATGACGACGAATTCGAGTCCCTGGATCAGCAATTTGAAAATGATCCCGAGGATACAGAGCCAGCAAAAGCAGTAGCGAGTGAGGAGCAGGATCAAGACCAGGCTGATGAGGAGGAGCCCAAGGAAGAGGGCTCCTCTTGGTTGGCATCCC TTGCCGTTAAATTTGGCGTTGGCGTTGCACTTGCCTTAGTTTCACGCCTTGTATTGATAAGGAAAAGTCCAAATACAA CTGAGGATGAGCCCGCACCAGAGACTATATTCAGGCGAAGATTGACGATTGCCACTGCTGAGGATCACATACCGGACGATGTGGAGGAGCTGCCCCTTTTGGACGATG AATACTCCGAGGaggaaatcgaaatcgaagaGGAGATCGAGGTGGAAATCAGTGACATtgatgaggaggaggaagaagTACGTCACGAAAGCGACGACAACGTGGCCTCCATGGCCAGTTATGTGCCCGAGACCTTTGAGCAACTGAGCGCCATGTACAAGTACGCCCAGGAGCCTGCAAAGGATGCCAAACCCAAACCCGAACAGAAAGAAAAGGAGCCGGAAAAGCCAGTGGGTCACAGCGATATCTACGTGGAATACGAAGATGGGGCTATCGAGGATTTCGAGCATGACGGAGATAGCGATGAGGAGATCACCGACGAGGAGGACGAAATCTCCGACGTGGACGACGCCGATCTGATGAACCGGCTGGAGGCCAAATACGGTCGTCTGCCCGTCAAGGAGTTCGAGAGCGATCCGGACTCCGACGACCCCAGCTGGACACGTAATTACTAA
- the LOC117138594 gene encoding GTP-binding protein Rit2: protein MAGDMSIGCAALKRSSKLRSCTSAADTDSMRVPSDHRDNGSLVKPPPVPPQNMRGGLRVYKIVILGDGGVGKSAVTLQFVSHSFLDYHDPTIEDSYQQQAVIDNEAALLDILDTAGQVEFTAMRDQYMRCGEGFIICYSVTDRHSFQEASEYRKLITRVRLSEDIPLVLIANKVDLESQRRVTTEEGRNLANQFGCPFFETSAALRHYIDEAFYTLVREIRRKEMHKALGTDSNSEKIHTGRRSRWWRIRSIFALVFRRRRNLN from the exons ATGGCCGGCGACATGTCCATCGGCTGTGCGGCCCTGAAGCGATCCAGCAAGCTGAGGTCCTGCACCAGTGCCGCCGACACGGACTCGATGCGGGTGCCCAGCGACCACAGGGACAACGGGAGCCTGGTCAAGCCGCCTCCGGTGCCGCCGCAGAATATGCGCGGCGGTCTGCGGGTCTACAAGATCGTCATCCTCGGCGACGGTGGCGTGGGAAAGTCAG CTGTCACCCTTCAGTTCGTGAGCCACAGTTTCCTGGACTACCACGACCCCACAATTG AGGACTCCTACCAGCAACAGGCGGTCATCGACAATGAGGCCGCCCTGCTCGACATCCTTGACACCGCCGGCCAGGTGGAGTTCACGGCCATGCGGGACCAATACATGCGTTGCGGCGAAGGTTTCATCATTTGCTACTCGGTCACCGACCGCCACAGCTTCCAGGAGGCCTCCGAGTACAGGAAACTAATAACCCGTGTCCGCCTGTCCGAGGACATTCCGCTGGTTCTGATTGCCAACAAGGTGGACCTGGAGTCGCAGCGACGCGTGACCACCGAGGAGGGCCGGAATCTGGCCAACCAGTTCGGCTGTCCGTTCTTTGAGACATCGGCTGCACTGCGTCATTACATCGACGAGGCATTCTACACGCTGGTCCGCGAAATTCGGCGCAAGGAAATGCACAAGGCCCTGGGTACGGACTCCAATTCGGAAAAGATTCACACGGGGCGACGAAGTCGCTGGTGGCGCATCCGATCCATTTTCGCATTGGTTTTCCGTCGCAGACGAAACCTAAACTAG